The region TCACCGATTAAATCGGCCAATCGCAGCAGGTCCACGGTTCGGCCAATAGCCCGCCCATCCGCCTGTTCGACGAACGGGTCCCTCCCCCCGGCGTCTGTCCAAGACGCTGGCAAATAAGCCTGGCAGCCGGTATCTGTGACGTAATAGACCCGCCACTGCCCCCAACGTCGGCGCAGATCGATTCGTTCGAACCGCCGTCCGCACCACGGATGAAACGGGTGAGTAACGGTAAAATATTGTTTTGGAC is a window of Alphaproteobacteria bacterium DNA encoding:
- a CDS encoding DUF5372 family protein, with the translated sequence PKQYFTVTHPFHPWCGRRFERIDLRRRWGQWRVYYVTDTGCQAYLPASWTDAGGRDPFVEQADGRAIGRTVDLLRLADLIGDLSSKSVKENTPDV